A window of the Diceros bicornis minor isolate mBicDic1 chromosome 28, mDicBic1.mat.cur, whole genome shotgun sequence genome harbors these coding sequences:
- the TGFBR1 gene encoding TGF-beta receptor type-1 isoform X2, with protein sequence MEAAAAAPRPRLLLLVLAAAAALVPRAAALQCFCHLCTKDNFTCVTDGLCFVSVTETTDKVIHNSMCIAEIDLIPRDRPFVCAPSSKTGSPTTTFCCNQDHCNKIKLPTVGKPSSGLGPVELAAVIAGPVCFVCISLMLMVYICHNRTVIHHRVPNEEDPSLDRPFISEGTTLKDLIYDMTTSGSGSGLPLLVQRTIARTIVLQESIGKGRFGEVWRGKWRGEEVAVKIFSSREERSWFREAEIYQTVMLRHENILGFIAADNKDNGTWTQLWLVSDYHEHGSLFDYLNRYTVTVEGMIKLALSTASGLAHLHMEIVGTQGKPAIAHRDLKSKNILVKKNGTCCIADLGLAVRHDSATDTIDIAPNHRVGTKRYMAPEVLDDSINMKHFESFKRADIYAMGLVFWEIARRCSIGGIHEDYQLPYYDLVPSDPSVEEMRKVVCEQKLRPNIPNRWQSCEALRVMAKIMRECWYANGAARLTALRIKKTLSQLSQQEGIKM encoded by the exons CATTACAGTGTTTCTGCCACCTTTGTacaaaagacaattttacttgtGTCACAGATGGGCTCTGCTTTGTCTCTGTCACAGAGACCACAGACAAAGTTATACACAATAGTATGTGTATAGCTGAAATCGACCTAATTCCTCGAGACAGGCCATTTGTGTGTGCACCGTCCTCAAAAACTGGGTCTCCTACTACAACGTTTTGCTGCAATCAGGACCattgcaataaaataaaactccCAACTGTTG GAAAGCCATCGTCTGGCCTTGGTCCCGTTGAACTGGCAGCTGTCATTGCTGGACCAGTCTGCTTTGTCTGCATCTCACTCATGTTGATGGTCTATATCTGCCATAACCGCACCGTCATTCACCATCGAGTGCCGAATGAAGAGGATCCTTCATTAGATCGCCCTTTTATTTCAGAGGGTACTACGTTAAAAGACTTAATTTATGATATGACAACATCAGGTTCTGGATCAG gTTTACCATTGCTTGTTCAGAGAACAATCGCAAGAACTATTGTGTTACAAGAAAGTATTGGCAAAGGTCGATTTGGAGAAGTTTGGCGAGGGAAGTGGAGAGGAGAAGAAGTTGCTGTTAAAATATTCTCCTCTCGAGAAGAACGTTCATGGTTCCGTGAGGCAGAGATTTATCAAACTGTAATGTTACGTCATGAAAACATCTTGGGATTTATAGCAGCAGACAATAAAG ACAACGGTACATGGACTCAGCTCTGGTTGGTGTCAGATTATCATGAGCATGGATCCCTTTTTGATTATTTGAACAGATACACAGTTACTGTGGAAGGGATGATAAAACTTGCTCTGTCCACGGCAAGTGGACTTGCCCATCTTCACATGGAGATTGTTGGTACCCAAG gAAAACCAGCCATTGCTCATAGAGAtttgaaatcaaagaatatcttggTAAAGAAGAATGGAACTTGCTGTATTGCAGACTTGGGACTGGCAGTAAGACATGACTCGGCTACAGATACTATTGATATTGCTCCAAACCACAGAGTGGGAACAAAAAG GTACATGGCCCCTGAAGTTCTAGATGATTCCATAAATATGAAGCACTTTGAATCCTTCAAGCGTGCCGACATCTATGCAATGGGCTTAGTATTCTGGGAAATAGCTCGACGATGTTCCATTGGTG GAATTCATGAAGATTACCAGCTGCCTTATTATGATCTTGTACCTTCTGATCCATCAGttgaagaaatgagaaaagtTGTTTGTGAACAGAAGTTAAGGCCAAATATTCCAAACAGATGGCAGAGCTGTGAA GCCCTGAGAGTAATGGCAAAAATCATGAGAGAATGTTGGTATGCCAATGGAGCAGCTAGGCTTACAGCTTTACGGATTAAGAAAACATTGTCACAACTCAGTCAACAGGAAGGCATCAAAATGTAA
- the TGFBR1 gene encoding TGF-beta receptor type-1 isoform X5, whose amino-acid sequence MCIAEIDLIPRDRPFVCAPSSKTGSPTTTFCCNQDHCNKIKLPTVGPFSGKPSSGLGPVELAAVIAGPVCFVCISLMLMVYICHNRTVIHHRVPNEEDPSLDRPFISEGTTLKDLIYDMTTSGSGSGLPLLVQRTIARTIVLQESIGKGRFGEVWRGKWRGEEVAVKIFSSREERSWFREAEIYQTVMLRHENILGFIAADNKDNGTWTQLWLVSDYHEHGSLFDYLNRYTVTVEGMIKLALSTASGLAHLHMEIVGTQGKPAIAHRDLKSKNILVKKNGTCCIADLGLAVRHDSATDTIDIAPNHRVGTKRYMAPEVLDDSINMKHFESFKRADIYAMGLVFWEIARRCSIGGIHEDYQLPYYDLVPSDPSVEEMRKVVCEQKLRPNIPNRWQSCEALRVMAKIMRECWYANGAARLTALRIKKTLSQLSQQEGIKM is encoded by the exons ATGTGTATAGCTGAAATCGACCTAATTCCTCGAGACAGGCCATTTGTGTGTGCACCGTCCTCAAAAACTGGGTCTCCTACTACAACGTTTTGCTGCAATCAGGACCattgcaataaaataaaactccCAACTGTTG GCCCTTTTTCAGGAAAGCCATCGTCTGGCCTTGGTCCCGTTGAACTGGCAGCTGTCATTGCTGGACCAGTCTGCTTTGTCTGCATCTCACTCATGTTGATGGTCTATATCTGCCATAACCGCACCGTCATTCACCATCGAGTGCCGAATGAAGAGGATCCTTCATTAGATCGCCCTTTTATTTCAGAGGGTACTACGTTAAAAGACTTAATTTATGATATGACAACATCAGGTTCTGGATCAG gTTTACCATTGCTTGTTCAGAGAACAATCGCAAGAACTATTGTGTTACAAGAAAGTATTGGCAAAGGTCGATTTGGAGAAGTTTGGCGAGGGAAGTGGAGAGGAGAAGAAGTTGCTGTTAAAATATTCTCCTCTCGAGAAGAACGTTCATGGTTCCGTGAGGCAGAGATTTATCAAACTGTAATGTTACGTCATGAAAACATCTTGGGATTTATAGCAGCAGACAATAAAG ACAACGGTACATGGACTCAGCTCTGGTTGGTGTCAGATTATCATGAGCATGGATCCCTTTTTGATTATTTGAACAGATACACAGTTACTGTGGAAGGGATGATAAAACTTGCTCTGTCCACGGCAAGTGGACTTGCCCATCTTCACATGGAGATTGTTGGTACCCAAG gAAAACCAGCCATTGCTCATAGAGAtttgaaatcaaagaatatcttggTAAAGAAGAATGGAACTTGCTGTATTGCAGACTTGGGACTGGCAGTAAGACATGACTCGGCTACAGATACTATTGATATTGCTCCAAACCACAGAGTGGGAACAAAAAG GTACATGGCCCCTGAAGTTCTAGATGATTCCATAAATATGAAGCACTTTGAATCCTTCAAGCGTGCCGACATCTATGCAATGGGCTTAGTATTCTGGGAAATAGCTCGACGATGTTCCATTGGTG GAATTCATGAAGATTACCAGCTGCCTTATTATGATCTTGTACCTTCTGATCCATCAGttgaagaaatgagaaaagtTGTTTGTGAACAGAAGTTAAGGCCAAATATTCCAAACAGATGGCAGAGCTGTGAA GCCCTGAGAGTAATGGCAAAAATCATGAGAGAATGTTGGTATGCCAATGGAGCAGCTAGGCTTACAGCTTTACGGATTAAGAAAACATTGTCACAACTCAGTCAACAGGAAGGCATCAAAATGTAA
- the TGFBR1 gene encoding TGF-beta receptor type-1 isoform X4, translated as MEAAAAAPRPRLLLLVLAAAAALVPRAAALQCFCHLCTKDNFTCVTDGLCFVSVTETTDKVIHNSMCIAEIDLIPRDRPFVCAPSSKTGSPTTTFCCNQDHCNKIKLPTVGKPSSGLGPVELAAVIAGPVCFVCISLMLMVYICHNRTVIHHRVPNEEDPSLDRPFISEGTTLKDLIYDMTTSGSGSGLPLLVQRTIARTIVLQESIGKGRFGEVWRGKWRGEEVAVKIFSSREERSWFREAEIYQTVMLRHENILGFIAADNKGKPAIAHRDLKSKNILVKKNGTCCIADLGLAVRHDSATDTIDIAPNHRVGTKRYMAPEVLDDSINMKHFESFKRADIYAMGLVFWEIARRCSIGGIHEDYQLPYYDLVPSDPSVEEMRKVVCEQKLRPNIPNRWQSCEALRVMAKIMRECWYANGAARLTALRIKKTLSQLSQQEGIKM; from the exons CATTACAGTGTTTCTGCCACCTTTGTacaaaagacaattttacttgtGTCACAGATGGGCTCTGCTTTGTCTCTGTCACAGAGACCACAGACAAAGTTATACACAATAGTATGTGTATAGCTGAAATCGACCTAATTCCTCGAGACAGGCCATTTGTGTGTGCACCGTCCTCAAAAACTGGGTCTCCTACTACAACGTTTTGCTGCAATCAGGACCattgcaataaaataaaactccCAACTGTTG GAAAGCCATCGTCTGGCCTTGGTCCCGTTGAACTGGCAGCTGTCATTGCTGGACCAGTCTGCTTTGTCTGCATCTCACTCATGTTGATGGTCTATATCTGCCATAACCGCACCGTCATTCACCATCGAGTGCCGAATGAAGAGGATCCTTCATTAGATCGCCCTTTTATTTCAGAGGGTACTACGTTAAAAGACTTAATTTATGATATGACAACATCAGGTTCTGGATCAG gTTTACCATTGCTTGTTCAGAGAACAATCGCAAGAACTATTGTGTTACAAGAAAGTATTGGCAAAGGTCGATTTGGAGAAGTTTGGCGAGGGAAGTGGAGAGGAGAAGAAGTTGCTGTTAAAATATTCTCCTCTCGAGAAGAACGTTCATGGTTCCGTGAGGCAGAGATTTATCAAACTGTAATGTTACGTCATGAAAACATCTTGGGATTTATAGCAGCAGACAATAAAG gAAAACCAGCCATTGCTCATAGAGAtttgaaatcaaagaatatcttggTAAAGAAGAATGGAACTTGCTGTATTGCAGACTTGGGACTGGCAGTAAGACATGACTCGGCTACAGATACTATTGATATTGCTCCAAACCACAGAGTGGGAACAAAAAG GTACATGGCCCCTGAAGTTCTAGATGATTCCATAAATATGAAGCACTTTGAATCCTTCAAGCGTGCCGACATCTATGCAATGGGCTTAGTATTCTGGGAAATAGCTCGACGATGTTCCATTGGTG GAATTCATGAAGATTACCAGCTGCCTTATTATGATCTTGTACCTTCTGATCCATCAGttgaagaaatgagaaaagtTGTTTGTGAACAGAAGTTAAGGCCAAATATTCCAAACAGATGGCAGAGCTGTGAA GCCCTGAGAGTAATGGCAAAAATCATGAGAGAATGTTGGTATGCCAATGGAGCAGCTAGGCTTACAGCTTTACGGATTAAGAAAACATTGTCACAACTCAGTCAACAGGAAGGCATCAAAATGTAA
- the TGFBR1 gene encoding TGF-beta receptor type-1 isoform X7 codes for MMGPFSGKPSSGLGPVELAAVIAGPVCFVCISLMLMVYICHNRTVIHHRVPNEEDPSLDRPFISEGTTLKDLIYDMTTSGSGSGLPLLVQRTIARTIVLQESIGKGRFGEVWRGKWRGEEVAVKIFSSREERSWFREAEIYQTVMLRHENILGFIAADNKDNGTWTQLWLVSDYHEHGSLFDYLNRYTVTVEGMIKLALSTASGLAHLHMEIVGTQGKPAIAHRDLKSKNILVKKNGTCCIADLGLAVRHDSATDTIDIAPNHRVGTKRYMAPEVLDDSINMKHFESFKRADIYAMGLVFWEIARRCSIGGIHEDYQLPYYDLVPSDPSVEEMRKVVCEQKLRPNIPNRWQSCEALRVMAKIMRECWYANGAARLTALRIKKTLSQLSQQEGIKM; via the exons ATGATGG GCCCTTTTTCAGGAAAGCCATCGTCTGGCCTTGGTCCCGTTGAACTGGCAGCTGTCATTGCTGGACCAGTCTGCTTTGTCTGCATCTCACTCATGTTGATGGTCTATATCTGCCATAACCGCACCGTCATTCACCATCGAGTGCCGAATGAAGAGGATCCTTCATTAGATCGCCCTTTTATTTCAGAGGGTACTACGTTAAAAGACTTAATTTATGATATGACAACATCAGGTTCTGGATCAG gTTTACCATTGCTTGTTCAGAGAACAATCGCAAGAACTATTGTGTTACAAGAAAGTATTGGCAAAGGTCGATTTGGAGAAGTTTGGCGAGGGAAGTGGAGAGGAGAAGAAGTTGCTGTTAAAATATTCTCCTCTCGAGAAGAACGTTCATGGTTCCGTGAGGCAGAGATTTATCAAACTGTAATGTTACGTCATGAAAACATCTTGGGATTTATAGCAGCAGACAATAAAG ACAACGGTACATGGACTCAGCTCTGGTTGGTGTCAGATTATCATGAGCATGGATCCCTTTTTGATTATTTGAACAGATACACAGTTACTGTGGAAGGGATGATAAAACTTGCTCTGTCCACGGCAAGTGGACTTGCCCATCTTCACATGGAGATTGTTGGTACCCAAG gAAAACCAGCCATTGCTCATAGAGAtttgaaatcaaagaatatcttggTAAAGAAGAATGGAACTTGCTGTATTGCAGACTTGGGACTGGCAGTAAGACATGACTCGGCTACAGATACTATTGATATTGCTCCAAACCACAGAGTGGGAACAAAAAG GTACATGGCCCCTGAAGTTCTAGATGATTCCATAAATATGAAGCACTTTGAATCCTTCAAGCGTGCCGACATCTATGCAATGGGCTTAGTATTCTGGGAAATAGCTCGACGATGTTCCATTGGTG GAATTCATGAAGATTACCAGCTGCCTTATTATGATCTTGTACCTTCTGATCCATCAGttgaagaaatgagaaaagtTGTTTGTGAACAGAAGTTAAGGCCAAATATTCCAAACAGATGGCAGAGCTGTGAA GCCCTGAGAGTAATGGCAAAAATCATGAGAGAATGTTGGTATGCCAATGGAGCAGCTAGGCTTACAGCTTTACGGATTAAGAAAACATTGTCACAACTCAGTCAACAGGAAGGCATCAAAATGTAA
- the TGFBR1 gene encoding TGF-beta receptor type-1 isoform X6 yields MMAEEYRKRKPSSGLGPVELAAVIAGPVCFVCISLMLMVYICHNRTVIHHRVPNEEDPSLDRPFISEGTTLKDLIYDMTTSGSGSGLPLLVQRTIARTIVLQESIGKGRFGEVWRGKWRGEEVAVKIFSSREERSWFREAEIYQTVMLRHENILGFIAADNKDNGTWTQLWLVSDYHEHGSLFDYLNRYTVTVEGMIKLALSTASGLAHLHMEIVGTQGKPAIAHRDLKSKNILVKKNGTCCIADLGLAVRHDSATDTIDIAPNHRVGTKRYMAPEVLDDSINMKHFESFKRADIYAMGLVFWEIARRCSIGGIHEDYQLPYYDLVPSDPSVEEMRKVVCEQKLRPNIPNRWQSCEALRVMAKIMRECWYANGAARLTALRIKKTLSQLSQQEGIKM; encoded by the exons ATGATGGCTGAAGAATATAGGAAGA GAAAGCCATCGTCTGGCCTTGGTCCCGTTGAACTGGCAGCTGTCATTGCTGGACCAGTCTGCTTTGTCTGCATCTCACTCATGTTGATGGTCTATATCTGCCATAACCGCACCGTCATTCACCATCGAGTGCCGAATGAAGAGGATCCTTCATTAGATCGCCCTTTTATTTCAGAGGGTACTACGTTAAAAGACTTAATTTATGATATGACAACATCAGGTTCTGGATCAG gTTTACCATTGCTTGTTCAGAGAACAATCGCAAGAACTATTGTGTTACAAGAAAGTATTGGCAAAGGTCGATTTGGAGAAGTTTGGCGAGGGAAGTGGAGAGGAGAAGAAGTTGCTGTTAAAATATTCTCCTCTCGAGAAGAACGTTCATGGTTCCGTGAGGCAGAGATTTATCAAACTGTAATGTTACGTCATGAAAACATCTTGGGATTTATAGCAGCAGACAATAAAG ACAACGGTACATGGACTCAGCTCTGGTTGGTGTCAGATTATCATGAGCATGGATCCCTTTTTGATTATTTGAACAGATACACAGTTACTGTGGAAGGGATGATAAAACTTGCTCTGTCCACGGCAAGTGGACTTGCCCATCTTCACATGGAGATTGTTGGTACCCAAG gAAAACCAGCCATTGCTCATAGAGAtttgaaatcaaagaatatcttggTAAAGAAGAATGGAACTTGCTGTATTGCAGACTTGGGACTGGCAGTAAGACATGACTCGGCTACAGATACTATTGATATTGCTCCAAACCACAGAGTGGGAACAAAAAG GTACATGGCCCCTGAAGTTCTAGATGATTCCATAAATATGAAGCACTTTGAATCCTTCAAGCGTGCCGACATCTATGCAATGGGCTTAGTATTCTGGGAAATAGCTCGACGATGTTCCATTGGTG GAATTCATGAAGATTACCAGCTGCCTTATTATGATCTTGTACCTTCTGATCCATCAGttgaagaaatgagaaaagtTGTTTGTGAACAGAAGTTAAGGCCAAATATTCCAAACAGATGGCAGAGCTGTGAA GCCCTGAGAGTAATGGCAAAAATCATGAGAGAATGTTGGTATGCCAATGGAGCAGCTAGGCTTACAGCTTTACGGATTAAGAAAACATTGTCACAACTCAGTCAACAGGAAGGCATCAAAATGTAA
- the TGFBR1 gene encoding TGF-beta receptor type-1 isoform X1 — MEAAAAAPRPRLLLLVLAAAAALVPRAAALQCFCHLCTKDNFTCVTDGLCFVSVTETTDKVIHNSMCIAEIDLIPRDRPFVCAPSSKTGSPTTTFCCNQDHCNKIKLPTVGPFSGKPSSGLGPVELAAVIAGPVCFVCISLMLMVYICHNRTVIHHRVPNEEDPSLDRPFISEGTTLKDLIYDMTTSGSGSGLPLLVQRTIARTIVLQESIGKGRFGEVWRGKWRGEEVAVKIFSSREERSWFREAEIYQTVMLRHENILGFIAADNKDNGTWTQLWLVSDYHEHGSLFDYLNRYTVTVEGMIKLALSTASGLAHLHMEIVGTQGKPAIAHRDLKSKNILVKKNGTCCIADLGLAVRHDSATDTIDIAPNHRVGTKRYMAPEVLDDSINMKHFESFKRADIYAMGLVFWEIARRCSIGGIHEDYQLPYYDLVPSDPSVEEMRKVVCEQKLRPNIPNRWQSCEALRVMAKIMRECWYANGAARLTALRIKKTLSQLSQQEGIKM, encoded by the exons CATTACAGTGTTTCTGCCACCTTTGTacaaaagacaattttacttgtGTCACAGATGGGCTCTGCTTTGTCTCTGTCACAGAGACCACAGACAAAGTTATACACAATAGTATGTGTATAGCTGAAATCGACCTAATTCCTCGAGACAGGCCATTTGTGTGTGCACCGTCCTCAAAAACTGGGTCTCCTACTACAACGTTTTGCTGCAATCAGGACCattgcaataaaataaaactccCAACTGTTG GCCCTTTTTCAGGAAAGCCATCGTCTGGCCTTGGTCCCGTTGAACTGGCAGCTGTCATTGCTGGACCAGTCTGCTTTGTCTGCATCTCACTCATGTTGATGGTCTATATCTGCCATAACCGCACCGTCATTCACCATCGAGTGCCGAATGAAGAGGATCCTTCATTAGATCGCCCTTTTATTTCAGAGGGTACTACGTTAAAAGACTTAATTTATGATATGACAACATCAGGTTCTGGATCAG gTTTACCATTGCTTGTTCAGAGAACAATCGCAAGAACTATTGTGTTACAAGAAAGTATTGGCAAAGGTCGATTTGGAGAAGTTTGGCGAGGGAAGTGGAGAGGAGAAGAAGTTGCTGTTAAAATATTCTCCTCTCGAGAAGAACGTTCATGGTTCCGTGAGGCAGAGATTTATCAAACTGTAATGTTACGTCATGAAAACATCTTGGGATTTATAGCAGCAGACAATAAAG ACAACGGTACATGGACTCAGCTCTGGTTGGTGTCAGATTATCATGAGCATGGATCCCTTTTTGATTATTTGAACAGATACACAGTTACTGTGGAAGGGATGATAAAACTTGCTCTGTCCACGGCAAGTGGACTTGCCCATCTTCACATGGAGATTGTTGGTACCCAAG gAAAACCAGCCATTGCTCATAGAGAtttgaaatcaaagaatatcttggTAAAGAAGAATGGAACTTGCTGTATTGCAGACTTGGGACTGGCAGTAAGACATGACTCGGCTACAGATACTATTGATATTGCTCCAAACCACAGAGTGGGAACAAAAAG GTACATGGCCCCTGAAGTTCTAGATGATTCCATAAATATGAAGCACTTTGAATCCTTCAAGCGTGCCGACATCTATGCAATGGGCTTAGTATTCTGGGAAATAGCTCGACGATGTTCCATTGGTG GAATTCATGAAGATTACCAGCTGCCTTATTATGATCTTGTACCTTCTGATCCATCAGttgaagaaatgagaaaagtTGTTTGTGAACAGAAGTTAAGGCCAAATATTCCAAACAGATGGCAGAGCTGTGAA GCCCTGAGAGTAATGGCAAAAATCATGAGAGAATGTTGGTATGCCAATGGAGCAGCTAGGCTTACAGCTTTACGGATTAAGAAAACATTGTCACAACTCAGTCAACAGGAAGGCATCAAAATGTAA
- the TGFBR1 gene encoding TGF-beta receptor type-1 isoform X3, with protein sequence MEAAAAAPRPRLLLLVLAAAAALVPRAAALQCFCHLCTKDNFTCVTDGLCFVSVTETTDKVIHNSMCIAEIDLIPRDRPFVCAPSSKTGSPTTTFCCNQDHCNKIKLPTVGPFSGKPSSGLGPVELAAVIAGPVCFVCISLMLMVYICHNRTVIHHRVPNEEDPSLDRPFISEGTTLKDLIYDMTTSGSGSGLPLLVQRTIARTIVLQESIGKGRFGEVWRGKWRGEEVAVKIFSSREERSWFREAEIYQTVMLRHENILGFIAADNKGKPAIAHRDLKSKNILVKKNGTCCIADLGLAVRHDSATDTIDIAPNHRVGTKRYMAPEVLDDSINMKHFESFKRADIYAMGLVFWEIARRCSIGGIHEDYQLPYYDLVPSDPSVEEMRKVVCEQKLRPNIPNRWQSCEALRVMAKIMRECWYANGAARLTALRIKKTLSQLSQQEGIKM encoded by the exons CATTACAGTGTTTCTGCCACCTTTGTacaaaagacaattttacttgtGTCACAGATGGGCTCTGCTTTGTCTCTGTCACAGAGACCACAGACAAAGTTATACACAATAGTATGTGTATAGCTGAAATCGACCTAATTCCTCGAGACAGGCCATTTGTGTGTGCACCGTCCTCAAAAACTGGGTCTCCTACTACAACGTTTTGCTGCAATCAGGACCattgcaataaaataaaactccCAACTGTTG GCCCTTTTTCAGGAAAGCCATCGTCTGGCCTTGGTCCCGTTGAACTGGCAGCTGTCATTGCTGGACCAGTCTGCTTTGTCTGCATCTCACTCATGTTGATGGTCTATATCTGCCATAACCGCACCGTCATTCACCATCGAGTGCCGAATGAAGAGGATCCTTCATTAGATCGCCCTTTTATTTCAGAGGGTACTACGTTAAAAGACTTAATTTATGATATGACAACATCAGGTTCTGGATCAG gTTTACCATTGCTTGTTCAGAGAACAATCGCAAGAACTATTGTGTTACAAGAAAGTATTGGCAAAGGTCGATTTGGAGAAGTTTGGCGAGGGAAGTGGAGAGGAGAAGAAGTTGCTGTTAAAATATTCTCCTCTCGAGAAGAACGTTCATGGTTCCGTGAGGCAGAGATTTATCAAACTGTAATGTTACGTCATGAAAACATCTTGGGATTTATAGCAGCAGACAATAAAG gAAAACCAGCCATTGCTCATAGAGAtttgaaatcaaagaatatcttggTAAAGAAGAATGGAACTTGCTGTATTGCAGACTTGGGACTGGCAGTAAGACATGACTCGGCTACAGATACTATTGATATTGCTCCAAACCACAGAGTGGGAACAAAAAG GTACATGGCCCCTGAAGTTCTAGATGATTCCATAAATATGAAGCACTTTGAATCCTTCAAGCGTGCCGACATCTATGCAATGGGCTTAGTATTCTGGGAAATAGCTCGACGATGTTCCATTGGTG GAATTCATGAAGATTACCAGCTGCCTTATTATGATCTTGTACCTTCTGATCCATCAGttgaagaaatgagaaaagtTGTTTGTGAACAGAAGTTAAGGCCAAATATTCCAAACAGATGGCAGAGCTGTGAA GCCCTGAGAGTAATGGCAAAAATCATGAGAGAATGTTGGTATGCCAATGGAGCAGCTAGGCTTACAGCTTTACGGATTAAGAAAACATTGTCACAACTCAGTCAACAGGAAGGCATCAAAATGTAA